In Acanthochromis polyacanthus isolate Apoly-LR-REF ecotype Palm Island chromosome 15, KAUST_Apoly_ChrSc, whole genome shotgun sequence, a single genomic region encodes these proteins:
- the znf503 gene encoding zinc finger protein 503, translating to MITSPSASALKNSDICVAWESSSSRNSSSASINKPFLHSAPPSDPLRQANRLPIKVLKMLTARSGHILHPEYLQPLPSTPISPIELDAKKSPLALLAQTCSQIGKPDPPPSSKLSSVTSNGSSEKESKSGPLKLSDIGVDDKSSFKPYSKPSDKKDSSSGVSGGEKSGFRVPSATCQPFTPRTGSPNSSTSASPMPSEGKCGERDEKKESDCNKNGTTDGSGTTSHSRISVSCGGINVEVNQHQETTPGTKTTSSSESSSVTSVSSASVLGSGLVAPVSPYKPGQTVFPLPPAGMTYPGSLAGAYAGYPQHFLPHGGSLVNAQLASSLGCSKAGSSPLAGASPPSIMSASLCRDPYCLSYHCASHLAGAASASCTHDSAAAAAAANALKSSYPLMYPTHPIHGVHSSAPSFSGHPLYPYGFMLPNDPLPHVCNWVSANGPCDKRFSTSEELLNHLRTHTAFTGAEKLISGYPGSSSLASAAAAAMACHMHMPPSGAPGSPGTLALRSPHHALGLSSRYHPYSKSPLPTPGAPVPVPAATGPYYSPYALYGQRLTTASALGYQ from the exons ATGATCACATCGCCCTCGGCGTCTGCCCTGAAAAATAGTGATATTTGTGTAGCGTGGGAAAGCAGCAGTTCTCGGAATAGCAGCTCAGCGAGCATCAACAAGCCTTTTCTTCACTCCGCACCTCCGTCTGATCCACTACGGCAAGCAAACCGACTTCCTATCAAGGTTTTGAAAATGCTTACCGCACGGTCGGGACACATTTTGCACCCGGAGTATCTGCAGCCTTTGCCTTCTACCCCGATTAGTCCTATAGAG ctaGATGCCAAGAAAAGTCCGTTGGCTCTGCTGGCGCAGACCTGCTCTCAGATCGGCAAACCGGACCCACCACCCTCCTCCAAATTATCCTCCGTAACATCAAATGGATCTAGTGAGAAGGAATCTAAATCAGGCCCTTTGAAACTGAGTGACATTGGTGTGGATGACAAATCTAGCTTCAAACCTTATTCTAAACCTTCAGATAAGAAGGACTCGTCTTCGGGCGTCTCAGGCGGAGAGAAGTCTGGTTTCCGAGTGCCGAGCGCCACCTGCCAGCCGTTTACGCCGCGGACTGGCAGCCCCAACTCCAGCACTTCAGCCTCTCCTATGCCATCGGAGGGGAAATGTGGGGAAAGGGATGAAAAGAAAGAGTCTGATTGTAATAAAAATGGCACTACGGACGGCTCTGGCACCACTAGCCACAGTAGGATAAGCGTGAGTTGTGGTGGAATTAACGTGGAGGTGAACCAACACCAGGAGACGACGCCTGGCACTAAAACCACGTCATCCTCGGAGTCCTCATCTGTAACTTCTGTATCCTCCGCATCCGTTCTCGGGTCAGGACTTGTGGCGCCAGTTTCTCCGTACAAACCGGGACAGACAGTTTTCCCTTTGCCTCCTGCTGGTATGACCTACCCAGGTAGCTTGGCTGGGGCCTACGCCGGTTACCCTCAGCACTTCTTGCCCCACGGAGGGAGCTTGGTAAACGCACAGCTGGCTAGTTCACTGGGCTGCAGTAAGGCTGGATCCAGCCCCCTGGCCGGAGCTTCTCCACCGTCCATCATGTCAGCCAGCCTGTGCAGAGACCCTTACTGCCTCAGTTACCATTGTGCCAGTCACTTAGCGGGCGCAGCCAGTGCTTCCTGCACGCACgactctgcagcagctgctgctgccgctaACGCCCTCAAGTCCAGCTACCCACTAATGTACCCGACACACCCCATTCATGGCGTTCATTCCTCGGCGCCATCGTTTAGCGGACACCCCCTGTACCCGTACGGTTTCATGCTCCCCAACGACCCTCTCCCTCATGTTTGTAACTGGGTGTCGGCTAATGGACCGTGCGACAAGCGTTTCTCCACCTCGGAAGAGCTCCTGAATCACCTGAGGACACACACTGCTTTTACCGGGGCGGAGAAGTTAATATCTGGGTATCCCGGCTCCTCATCTCTGGCCAGCGCTGCAGCAGCGGCCATGGCCTGCCATATGCACATGCCACCGTCAGGAGCCCCCGGGAGTCCCGGGACTTTGGCTCTCAGGAGCCCGCATCACGCGTTAGGACTGAGCAGCCGCTACCATCCGTACTCCAAAAGCCCCCTCCCGACCCCCGGAGCCCCTGTCCCCGTCCCCGCAGCCACCGGCCCCTACTACTCCCCTTACGCACTGTACGGCCAGAGACTCACCACAGCATCAGCGCTTGGATACCAGTGA